The window ACACTTTAATCAATACTCGAAATTAAGTTTCAATTTAAGTTTTTCTGTGTCAAAAATGTGTCTTAAGTTTCTTCTAAGATCAAAATTTTACGAAGTGTTTTGGATCCACAAGATTGCCTAAATCCAACAAGAGACAGACGAGTGACATATAGCAAAACAATTTattctaaatttttttttatcataaattAATTTTTGAGCATCCCCTGGGAGAACACGGATTTACGGTGAGCTGACTACAGACTTTCATACATGAAATGATGTTTTTCGGGACAATAGCCGTCTCTCAGATTATTAGTAGGATTGACATCATGCCTGGACTTGTTTACCAGTGTAAGTTGAACAGGACtttgtattttgcttttgttttcccacTGCTActgataaaaaaatgtaattaggcCCTGGACCTGTGTGGGAATCTTGTTTTTACCGATGGTCTAACTAGATGTTGACaggatgtattttttatttttatttgtattttttttgtcttggtgACTCAATCTAAACCTATAATTGGCTGTGTGCAGGGTTAAAATTCCAACTGTGTGTATAGATAAGTTTTCATAATTGGCCAGCTGTCTAATCGTGGGAATCTGCACTTGGCTCAATTCCATGCAGCAAGTGAGCCAATTTGCTATATTCCTTTATGCCTAGGATTGGCCTTGACGCGTACAGCTACAAATGCACAATAGTTATATGAAATCAAAAGATTAATACAAGTTCAAATAAGGCaagttgaaatatttttagaaaagtCAATGCCCGTGATGTTTTTGAACGTTTAAAATGATTGTGTTATGTGTTTATAAGACCTTTATTTCGTTCCCGCTTTCAAAGTAGAAAGCATTAAAGCTGCGGCTCAACAGAAGCAGCAAGTAGCCTATGGAATGTAAACGGTGACTGATTGTTCGCTACTTGCGCGGTGTGGTCTCATGTTTTCGTTTGTTCATGTGGTCCTTTCACAACGCAATGACTTTTCATTCCAATTCATTGTTGTCAACATGCGGAAGTTAATAAAGGAGCAAGGATGTGCATCTTTCTTGGTTCATGAAAAGACAACATTAATATAAAGAAGACACCacagtgtgtagactttttacaaccactctatatacagtatatggatcACAGGTTGTGCTACACTTTTTGGGGATGGACACTTAAATTTAGTAATTTCCCAGGATTAAACAATATAGCTCAACTACTGGGCATCATGTCCCTTCCAAAAATTTGGAACAATGAGACCATTTCCTATTTTCCTTGgaatgaaaatatttaacatGAAATAGTATGAGAAAAGAGgttatgattatttatttcagtatttcattatttacctGTAGCACTGTTTAAAGGATCGACcacaacacataaaaaaaaaaaacacctcagaattaagagtattttcccaaattgttcagCCTtactcctgattgatgactaggCAGTTTTAATTGGGTGCACATTGTTAAAGCTtagtgcgattggctggcaaccagttcagggtgtaccccgcctcctgcccgatgatagctgggataggctccggcacgcccgcgaccctagtgaggagaagcggctcagaaaatggatggatggatggatggatgttaaggCTTACCGGCTTCACAGTGACGAGGACTGactaagtgtggctaaaggtttagccacataaacatatgtgatgttgtggctaactacacacaagtgtggcaAGGAGATTTTTGTAGTGTTTAGCCACATTTGCTAAGAGGTTTTATGACTCAGTGCCAACCCTGCTACATTATTTTCAAAGAAGCAAAATGATTGGAATATGTTGAATGTTACATTATTCAATTATCTTATTGCATTGATCAAACATTAGATGTAATTGCATATATACTCTTAAATTCTACTCTTCAGTTTTGGGTTTCTTCTCtacatttgtaatttgtagCCAGAGGTGCACTGAGAAACAAGAAACCCGAAAATGTTTACAGTGGTACCTATTAGGTGGAGCACAATGTGTTCCAGAATGCCGGTCTACCTCCAGTGtgtttttagagaaaaaaggaTGGAAACAATGGAATTACAGTAATCTCTCCTTTATTGTGGGGGTTTGGTTCCAAGCcaccccgcaataggtgaaatccccAAAGCAGTGaccactttttaattttttaaatttttttatttaaacattttaaagctgtatgaagctccccagactcttattaatcttccccacacgcCTGTTAACCTCTACCATATTCTTAcgctatactcttaaacaccttttaaattCTTAAACATATAATAATGAACGGTAATACTGTACACTATGCGCATTGTATTCCTTGTTATAcgtgttttaatgaatttagtttttctttttttactgtttcactGTTTTAGGCCAggaagtttttattttaccacccaaaacaatgacaacatgCACTCAAAATCCTGCAATGTGGCGAATTATGCACAATAAAAATCCACAgtgcactgaatccacaataggTAAACTGCAATATAACACTGTAGCACTAATCCGTTCTAGAGTCTGTCACCATCTTGAAAGCTTTTTGACTATACTTGCAAAAAAGAATGACTAGATGGCCTGAAGGTGTAAAGATAAGTTAGCCACTGTTAAACATATTGAAATCTTGGTGCACTTTGGTTACACTTTGGTTGATCATGTGAATAAATTCATAATCACATCATCATGAGTAACATATCAGAGATTTTACATGTTTATCAGTGTGTTAGTAGTTTCTAGTGGTGTCGAACTGCACTACATCATACTTGGAAGTGTTTCTATTATGTTTGTTATTTATCTCtattaaaatcaatcaattacgTAGTTTGAGCACATATTATATTATGTTATTATGTATGTGGCCCTTGCACTAGCTGACTTGAAGAATAGCTcgagtgtaaaacaaaaaactgctgtTTTGGTCTGAATCATGTGGTGTTTTGTGTGGCCTCCAGTATTCGCTGCAAGAATGGAATGAACCATCTACGAGACAGGGTCCCGCACATGGCAGATGGACTATGCCAGTATGCACACCAGTACAACAATAAAGTCCTTATCTGTAAGGTATGATCAGCTCCCGACATCTATATCTTTAAGCCAGTTTCGGTGAACTGAACGGAATCTTGCtttgattattttaaatggTTTAGATTTTAATCGGATTCTTGTCATTTCGCCAGAGGTGCTATGAAGGTGGCAGAGAGGTGACAGTTATGCCTAAAACCTCTGCGTCCTCGGACAACCCATGGTTTGGTCTTGCCAAGTTTGCCTGGTCAGGGTAGGTTCCCGTTTTCATTTCTCTTCATCCACTCCTTTTTGTTGATTGTCTGCTTCCTTCTTAGCTATGTGTTAGAGTGTGCCAGCTGTGGCGTCATCTACCGCAGCAGGCAGTATTGGGTAGGGAACCAGGACCCTGAGAGCAGCGTGGTGCGTTCTGAGGTCAAACACGTTTGGGAGGGGGTAAGTACTCCATTGTTTCTTCATGTAATGCAAGATGggattttaaaacactttaaacCCTTTTACAATTTTCTGTCCTCCAAGGATTTCTGTAAAAGTTGCCTTGTAGTAAAAAATGTATTGGCGAATGGTGACACTTGATAAAACAGTTcaactcatattttttttttaacaaaaccatTGAAAAGGATCGGTCCCAAGACAGCCAAGATAACTGAAGTTCATGAAAGGTCAAACTTGAAAAAGATTCTTCTTTGCTgagtaaaacattttcagcaaaaaatAACACGATATTTCAGAGGTAAGGTAATTCTCCTTCTTTCGCGGGGTTATGTTCCAAAAACTGCTTTGaaaagtgaaaatctgtgaataatggATACCTCctcccccctcacacacacacaaatgcatttgGCTAGTTTATATAGCTGTATCCCTAGATTCCCCTCCCACACCCTTTAAGCACatactcggggaaaaaaaacccgaaTACAAATACGTACTGTACTTACATTTTAAAGACagtgttttgtattatttcccAGTGAAGATATAATACTTGAGTGAAAGCGAAGGGGGTTGTTAATACTCACATTGGCAGTGGGTGTTTGGTACACTGCATTTTTGCGTACCACAGGAAAGGAACACTGTCCCTTAGGACTTCAGAGCGGAGTATTTACAGCTCTGCAGAAGAgtacaattcaataaaaacaatacgtGGTAGCCGGGGCCGCAAAGTTTACATCGGGATATAGCAGGCATTACTGTCGTCGATAATCAGCGCTGCCTTTTAAGTAACTATTTTACACATGCCTGTAAACCTGAACCTTTGTCTTCCACATGCTGTCTCCTTCCAGTCGGACACCTTCCTTACCAACCACCAGAATGCGGCCCAGAGGGTCCTGGATGGGATGAACTACGTGATCCAGTCAGTTTCCGAGTACAGCACCGGCCCCACCAAAGCTGTCGCCGCCTGGGTCACTGACCAGGTGGCGCCGCCGTACTGGAGACCGAACACAGAGATTACTGTAAGTGCAGTACAAATtttatagtatttatttttaagttgtaGAAAGACAATTGCCATTTGTACCATAAGGTAGTGCTGGGCGTTATGACCAAAAATGTGTACcacaacatttttcaaaattctaAGAGTTTCACGGTATATGtcggtatttattttttatgtataatCGGGTGTTCACAACATTTTCTACTGGTTGAGAGAGGTATCACTGCTGTAGATTGACTTAGGATGGATGAGTGAATATTGGCGAGTAATTCCACACTAGTAAAACCGATACAAAAAGTATTGCAATGATTATACTTTTGCTTCAAGTTCAAGCCCAGGTACATTACACAGTATTCAAATAGATCCAGATGGGACgggtgatatttaaaaaattttttttttgtatatttcccgctattttaattgtctgtGAAGCACTCTGGGTTGCATATTTTAACGTATGAAAACTGCTATATACATAcaattttattgattgattgagctGTTTATCGAACAAGTCAAACCGTtttggaggctggaacggattaatggcatttcaatttcaTTGAGGTTTGATATATGAGTAAGTTGAGTTTCACAAGGTtggtcacaaaacaaattaaacttgtaagtccaGGTATCACTGTACTTGTACTGcatatcttccatccatccattttcttaaccgcttctcctcactagggtcgcgggctgctggagcctatcccagctatcttcgggcgggaggtggggtacaccctgaaccagtcgccagccaatcgcagggcacatagaaacaaacaaccatttgcactcacattcacgcctatgggctatttagagtcttcaatcaacctaccatgcatgtttttgagatgtgggaggaaaccggagtgcctggaactccacacaggcggggccgggatttgaaccccggtcctcagaactgtcaggcagatgtggtaaccagtcgcccaccgtgctacTGCATATCTTAAACTGATCATTTCatggtgtatttatttatttaattttgacaCTTGTAGTCATCCATAGTTGTCAGGGTAGAGATGATTTAAGGTCATGAATGAAATTACTGGCACatttctaagtaataagacagaGTGTCTTTAATATCAGTAAAACCGTTTAtttccccgccccccccccttttttgaTTATGTGTTTCAACCCAGCTTAACAGTGACAGTTGATTCCATACAACCCAGGCTGACTGAGCAGCAGTGTTCCTTAACAGTTGTACGGTCCTCCTACGCCTTTGTGCCCGTTAGGCTTGTCATGGCTGTCACAAAGCGTTTGAGGAGGCGGAGCGTAAGCACCACTGTCGGTCATGTGGCGAGGGTTTCTGCCACCTGTGTTCCAGCCATAGGATGCCAGTGCCAGAGAGGGGGTGGGGCAGCAGCCCTGTCAGGGTGTGTATGGCCTGCTATCGTCAGGGAGGACCACCCGAAACCAGCATTCAGGGTAAGACATGAACGGGTGTTGATAGTTTTGAAGGTAAATAAAAGTTGCAGTTACAAAGGACAGTTTTTGagccatttgtttgtttttaggatTTGCAATTATTGATTAAGTTAATTTGCATTCcacttttttcatgtttattgaGAACATTACAGAACTGTACTGCATAAGACGTGTCTCtctaatacaaccccaattccaatgaagttgggacgttgtgttaaacataaaaacagaatacaatgatttgaaaatcatgttcaacctctatttaattgaatacactacaaagacaagatatttaatggtcaaactgatgaactttattgtttttagcaaataatcattaacttggaattttatagctgcaacatgttccaaaaaacctgggacaggtggcaaaaaagacaaaattgaggaatgctcatcaaacacctgtttggaacatcccacaggtgaacaggctaattgggaacaggtgggtgccatgattgggtataaaaggagcttccctgaattgctcagtcattcacaagcaaagatggggcgaggttcacctctttgtgaacaagtgcgtgagaaaatagtcgaacagtttaaagacaatgttcctcagcgtacaattgcaaggaatttagggatttcatcatctacggtccataatataatcaaaaggttcagagaatctggagcaatcactgcatggaactggcaaggccgaaaaccaacattgaatgcccgtgaccttcgatccctcaggcggcactgcatcaaaaaccgacatcaatgtgtaaaggatatcaccaaatgggctcaggaacacttcagaaaaccaatgtcagtaaataaagttcggcgctacatccgtaagtgcaacttgaaactctactatgcaaagcaaaagccaaaggaaaagaaccatctggactgtggacgcaaagttcaaaagccagcatctgtgatggtatggggctgtgtgagtgccaatggcatgggtaacttacacatctgtgaaggcaccattaatgctgaaaggtacatacaggttttggagaaacatatgctgccatccaagcaacgtctttttcatggacgcccctgcttatttcagcaagacaatgccaaaccacattctgcacgtgttacaacaagtGTGGcattgtagtaaaagagtgcgggtactcgactggcctgcctgcagtccagacttgtctcccattgaaaatgtgtggcgcattatgaagcgtaaaagacGACAACAGAgagcccggactgttgaacagctgaagctgtacatcaagcaagaatgggaaagaattccaccgacaaagcttcaacaatcagtgtcctcagttcccaaacgtttattgaatattgttaaaagaaaagttgatgtaacacagtggtaaacatgaccctgtcccagcttttttggaatgtgttgcagccataaaagtctaagttaatgattatttgctaaaaagaataaagtttatcagtttgaacattaaatatcttgtctttgtagtgtattcaattaaatataggtcgaacaagatttgcaaatcattgtattctgtttttatttatgtttaacacaacgtcccaacttcattggaattggggttgtatttggtGACTCTCTCTTAGCTATATCTCAGTATAATGCAGTACAGTTTGATACCAAtgcaaactgcaaccacaaGATTCTCCATACCACACAATAGCAAAATACCCACAATACACCCTTGATccgtattttcaaataaaacacaacacatacacatttactAGTATTGTATCTTTGTTACATCTTAAATATTTCTCTTCGgacatttatattatttaagtGGTGATTATAAGTCTGTTTGCTGCTGAGCTATAAATATGATTGAaagctgttttgtgtgtgtgtgtgtattttacttTGCCCCCATCTTTTCATATAGTGTGTAAAGCGGAGCCTCGTGGTCTCATCGCTCGCAGGGTGGCGGAGGTGGCTCAGTCCACCTTAGACATCGTCAGCACCGCTGTGGACTACCCACTCTGTGAGTTTCTTCAAGTAACAGTAATCATTAAATTTTTCAAAAGACTTGCTATTTCAAATATTTGGAGAGGAACACTAAAAGTATAAATGAAGCAACCTACATCAAATATTTCCCACTTGGCTCTGTTGTAGGCTTTGTCAAGGATGTGGCTCGACCAGACTACTGGGTGCCCGACCAGGACATCACCCAGTGCCACCAGTGCTCGAAAGTCTTCACTCCAGTCATGTCCAAGCACCACTGCAGAGCCTGTGGTCGGGGTGTGTGCGGCCCCTGCTCCACACATATGAAGCCTGTACCCTCAAGAGGCTGGGACCACCCAGTGCGAGTGTGTGACAACTGCAACGCGAGCACCGATATGCTCTAAACTACGGCTGTAAGtctcaaatcaaattaaatgacaGTCTACTGTTCCAAAGAAGGCTTGCTATCAGGTGCCAGCCGAAGATCGGATTTCTATCTCTTCTGCCTACAGCATCTGATTCTGCGTCATGTAGTAGCAAAACTGATCAGAGATCAGTAGTCGTCTTTACTACAGGTTTCAGCTGCTTTGAGTTGTCTCctctaaaatatgacaacagctGGAAGCCCTGCACTAAGTGACCTGTGGAACAAAAGTGGAGAACAAATGAACCAGTGAAAGATTTTCAACCACTGTAGTAGTAATCTCTTTTGCAAACGTTCACATTTGATCTCACGAGGTTCCAAATCATTGGAGGGGATTTTATTGTTAATTCATTAAACATCTGCCTGACATTGATTACCTTGAACGTTAAGAGGATTGATGGAGGTAAATACAGTTTAAGGCACCTTTCAAAAAAGGGTGACTTTGTGTAATACCCATGACAATGTTTGTCTGTGCATGTGTCTCTTTGCAATAAGTGTTTGAGATCAACCTGTATACACAAGGAAGTGATGTTGGTATCGAATTCCAGATTCACATATCACTCTTAAGCTTGCAGGCACACTTtgggaaaatatacagtatgtaacgtCTGTTGATAGTCAACATTCCAATGTGTGAAATACCCTTCTGAGCAAGTGACCTCTCGCTGAGACTCACCAGACTGGAACATTTGGTTATTCTGATTCTTCAATTGACTcattaagtgtgtgtgtttactttccagactccaaaaaaacagttcttaaattgtgactgcccaaacttggatatttcagcccacttctaacttgagaaaacaccttgcggtactattgttgttttggtagtggatatggcaacattaacCCTATCCTATAGTGTCGCACGCGCATACACAATCaattcttcttctgcttctacatgaagtcattgaagtgaataaagcaaataatgtttctgtcgggcccaatgcatgtgttgttggtttttggccagttaaaaattgaaatggtggcaggtgtctgtcgactcccatatattattattattattttatttgatgttcatgctctgatttggaaaaaaataaaataaaaaatcagaagttacaagTTACTCTctatttgagtagtttttttcattgagtacttccttactcaagtaaatatttggatgactactttttacttttacttgagtcatattaaagtaacagtactctgacttgagtacaatatttggctactctacccacctgtgAGTATATGTGGGTACAGCATATCTATGCATATGTTGTCTCTTTCTCATAACTGTGCAAGGCAGTCATCTAATAATCGTGTAATCTTCAGAGAAGTAATTTCCTGTTATCCAGGCTCAGAAGAGCCACCACAACTGATCTGGAGGAGTCTAAGTCAACACGGTCGACTATTGTATTATTGCTTGCTGGGTCATGGGTGTAATGCTCAATATGTTACACATGGGGGCGCCACAAGAATAGAAATATTTTCTCCCGAGTGAGTTGATGTCGCCAACTGTCCAATGTCCTGGGTGAATCCCAGCAGGGGCTTTCTGTGAGGATGACGTCCACTACTTGGAAGTACAGAAATACTTAATTATGCAACTTGACTGCCATCTGTCAGTTATTTATGTGAACAGAGTCAAAACAAGATCAATAACAACTAGAGCTTTAAGCTAAAATGTATCACGTATTGATGTCGTAATAGTTGGTAATTTTGACAGTTTGTGTTATGCCACACACAATGCATCCCAACTATAAAAGAGCTTTCACTGATAATATACAACTTACAAagcaaaaagttctatcttggtctcatcagaccagagaatcttatttctcaccatcttggagtctttcaggtgtttttttccccagcaaactccatgcaggctttcatgtgtcttgcactgaggagaggcttccatcgggccactctgccataaagccccgactggtggagggctggagtgatggttgactttctagatcTTTCTCCCGACTGCCTCTCTGGAGCTCGGCCACAgtcatctttgggttcttctttacctctcttctcccccgattgttcagtttggccggacggccagctctaggaagggttctggtcgtcccaaacgtcttccatttaaggattatggaggccattgtgctcttaggaaccttaagtgcagcagaattttttttgtaaccttggccagatatgtgccttgccacaattctctctctgagctcttcaggcagcacaacgtcccaacttcattggaattggggttgtacatgatgCATGgatgtgcacaaaaaaaaaaccctgaaaagtAATCATCCCAAAGAAGCTAACAATGAGGCTTGCCTCCAATAACTCAAATTATCAAATCACAAGATAATATTGGAGAAAGAATGTATTATCTACAGGAGTAGGTGTTTCCGTACTATGGGTACAACAAAAACTCTTAAACTTTTGAATTATTGCAAACTAAGAAAGTTTAAATAAGCACtttgttttactgtttattattcactatttaaataataaatgataaaatagGCCAATatagtttttaaatcaaaataatttttttcacactGTTATGCGAGAGTGTTATGCTGCTTTACAAACCTGTATAGATGATTAAATGatgtctgacaaaaaaaacaaataaaaaatttcatGGCcagctgtcacacacacacacgcgtgcacacacatacacacacactagttTGTCTGACTGCGTCACTTCTACTACATCAACATGACATCCTGTGCTTTGCTGCTGCAACCAGCTGTGGGCCAAACAATTGGAAAGTTGTGGACTAACCATGAGCGAGAACATGCAATTAATCACTGTAATTACTTGCTCCTATAGTTTAGGGAGGGCATTGACACTGCCAACATTTAATTTGTGAAATTAACGACTGTTTGAGACAAAGACTGT of the Phyllopteryx taeniolatus isolate TA_2022b chromosome 8, UOR_Ptae_1.2, whole genome shotgun sequence genome contains:
- the si:ch211-11n16.2 gene encoding zinc finger FYVE domain-containing protein 1 isoform X1, which produces MSEVMMTAMEELSLCPMKAEELADGVRSFLLVNEQENLQVRNESDFVERLKCADVGGVKVVSIFGNTGDGKSHTLNHILFNGESVFFTSKSSSSCTVGVWAAYDPSLSLVALDTEGLLGAAANQNQRMRLLLKVLAVSDIVIYRTRAERLHNDMFQFLSSASGAYLKHFTPELRALSSRCGLDVPLSCLGPAVIVFQETTHTQLLGHDSKVAGHADMQLQRRFHDLGLGTDAFSSVQYIGTQTVTPPTDYSGLLEALRQQVQNTHTRSPRHPGIVFHALEALSERFCGDLSDGKLNLYTFFPDEYFTCSALCLSCNIRCKNGMNHLRDRVPHMADGLCQYAHQYNNKVLICKRCYEGGREVTVMPKTSASSDNPWFGLAKFAWSGYVLECASCGVIYRSRQYWVGNQDPESSVVRSEVKHVWEGSDTFLTNHQNAAQRVLDGMNYVIQSVSEYSTGPTKAVAAWVTDQVAPPYWRPNTEITACHGCHKAFEEAERKHHCRSCGEGFCHLCSSHRMPVPERGWGSSPVRVCMACYRQGGPPETSIQVCKAEPRGLIARRVAEVAQSTLDIVSTAVDYPLCFVKDVARPDYWVPDQDITQCHQCSKVFTPVMSKHHCRACGRGVCGPCSTHMKPVPSRGWDHPVRVCDNCNASTDML
- the si:ch211-11n16.2 gene encoding zinc finger FYVE domain-containing protein 1 isoform X2, with the translated sequence MQLQRRFHDLGLGTDAFSSVQYIGTQTVTPPTDYSGLLEALRQQVQNTHTRSPRHPGIVFHALEALSERFCGDLSDGKLNLYTFFPDEYFTCSALCLSCNIRCKNGMNHLRDRVPHMADGLCQYAHQYNNKVLICKRCYEGGREVTVMPKTSASSDNPWFGLAKFAWSGYVLECASCGVIYRSRQYWVGNQDPESSVVRSEVKHVWEGSDTFLTNHQNAAQRVLDGMNYVIQSVSEYSTGPTKAVAAWVTDQVAPPYWRPNTEITACHGCHKAFEEAERKHHCRSCGEGFCHLCSSHRMPVPERGWGSSPVRVCMACYRQGGPPETSIQVCKAEPRGLIARRVAEVAQSTLDIVSTAVDYPLCFVKDVARPDYWVPDQDITQCHQCSKVFTPVMSKHHCRACGRGVCGPCSTHMKPVPSRGWDHPVRVCDNCNASTDML